The genome window ACTTCTGCATTAGCAGGGACCCACCAGGTGCTCAACAACCTTTCAGTTCAAAATGGTATTCCCCTTACAGAACTGGGCTTTAGAAACATGAACTTTAAACAATGAGCAACCAGTATTAACGCTGGTATTCAAAACTGAAGCCCATGAAGCTGTGCTGACTTAATACTAAGGCAAAGACCTCGCCTATAGATTTCAATGTCACCATTCTAACCCAAGGAAGAGCAGTTTAGACTATGGTATAGCACATGATTGACTCATCCGATTTCACTTCAAGCCAGACTGCTATTTGTGCACGCTGAGGATATACCTGATCAACCCTATCACCTGACCATGGCACTGTAAGCAGACAAAAACCTCCACACAGGCAAGTGCTTGCTCACTTCCTCACCACCTGCAGCCAAATTACCAAGTTTGTGAGTCTGTAGAGAAATTGAGTCACTACCCCAATAGATCCAAGGGGCTCATTAGCTCTACCATCAACTACATTTGGAGTGGGGGCTTGTGGAGTATAGTCACCGCTGTTTCTAAGCTGGCTCCCATACAAAGCCATGCAAATACCACCACGATATACTGAGGTCCCCAGTACTCTCACTTCTAAGAGGGCTTTTTAGCTTACATGTGTGTGAATATGTATAGCTATGCTGCTTCTGCACCAACATTGTCTCCATGCGTCTTCTTGCCCCCAAACAAACACTCCTTGAATATGAGCTGCTGGCAAGCACAGTGCCAAGACAGCCACACGCTGGTGCCCAAGGGAGCCAAAACAGGCTCGGAGGCAGTACTTTTAGTCAGGTTCTTCTATTAACATGCAGAGGTTGGGATATCCTAATTTAGTTACGCAGCAGACAGAAGCAACCTTGTATGCACCAGGGTTTCAAGATGCTTCTGCCTCTATTGCAATGGTTTCTTTAATcctgttttggtggtttttttcccactgctctgcagcattgtttttttggtttttttctgttcctaagGTGCCACATAGGCCTTTAACTACAGGTACAGCTCACTAACAGAAATCATTTATGTTTCTTATAAATAAGTGAATAGGGATAAGCATGCAGCCATACATGATTATTAATTTCCCTGGATATAGAAACCTTTTATCAGCAGTGCTTGTAACTGGCAAAAAGGCATACGAATGAGGTTTCAGAAAAGCTTGAGGTGAAGAAAGGCcaagacaaaacattttcttgcaaaacatgAAGGTTTGGCTTTACGTTACAGGAACAGTTCAAGCCTGATTTTCCACCCTCCTTGAGGGCACTGGACAGTATACCACTTTGCAGAGGAAGGAACCGACATTTTTGTGTAATGTGAACAGCAATGTAAGAGGCTGTAGCTGAAGAAGTGAAAATACAGCCCTTAGCTACAGCAGTTGTAGATGAATATTAAAAGGTCAAGAATAAGTATAATGGCAAAAAATACATGACAGCAAAATGGGAGCAACGTGGAAACTGACACGCTTCAGGCACCAAGTCTTCCAGTATAACTTGTACCTTCCAACCCAACAATTATCCATTTTAGAACTGGGCtgtatataaatacagataaaagACCCAACACATTACATGAGAAATGTCTTCAGTTCAGGTAAATTTGAAATCCAGCATCCCTCTTTGAAAGAGTAAATCAAgtaaacaacagcaaaagcatCACCAACCCTGCCCACCCCAGAAAACCACAGTAACATTGCATACTTGAGACTTCAGCTCCTCTGTCCCTCTATGTTTAAACTTCACATCCGAATACTTATCAAATGTGCATGGTCCCCAATAGACACGAGTCTGGAAGAGCAACTAAAATCTTAAGTAAAGGTCCCCTGGTGAAGGTCACTAATTATAAAACAGCACCAGGCTCTGGTATCATTCCCAGTTTAACACCACTAATTCACATATATGTCATGCTCGCAAGTGGGTGAAATTAACCACGAGGACCTGGTGGGATTAGCCTAGAGTAAGTCAGGCTGCAGCTGGTACACAGTATCTACAGAGCTGCAGCAGTACAGCTAGTTATCAGTGTTACTGCTTTGGAGATGGAGGCTTCAGCAACCCCCAGTTCCCAAGAAAGGCTAGTGGTGACTGGTCAGGATGGATACTCTGGCTTTGGCAGGGAGCACAGTGGCAGAAGGAAGGACATACAGAGCGACAAACACATTCCTCTACAAAACTTGTAAGGCAACAGATAGCTTTCTAAACTATCCACCCTTCCAGATGCAGTCTGCTTCTCTCCAGGCTAAGCAAAGGTAGCTATCAAAGTAACCGCTGCTATACAAAACGAAGAAACTCCTCATGAGTCATTTATTAATGcccagggaagaggaaagagtaAAAGGGCTGAGCACTTTTGAGCTACTTGGAAGAGGGACAGCTCACCAAGATTTGACCAAACAGAAGCACTGGACACCATCAGCTTAAGGAAAGCTCAGAGCTAGCATCCACAAACAAGCTGGTTTTGCCCAATATAACCCagttctatttatttttgttcttaaggGGGTCGGACTGATGCACAGCTTTTCAGGTCCGCACTATACACACAGTGGTCTCACCTCAAAGGTCCCAGCCTTCAGAAGATTAACCTGGTCATGCTGGGAGAGATCCCGGAAACCTGGGATGCGCTTGGCAAATTCCACCACTTCCTTCACCGCAGGGGTAAAACTCAGGGAAAACTCTTCCCAGACTTCATGGCCAGACTTGTTTGGGTCCACGTGGGGAGTCTTACTCATTGGGCAGACCTAATGTTTACAAAATGTAAGCAGAAGATAACTCTTAAAAGATATAATTCCAAATACTTGAAAGAAGCACATTTATTCTTCACGAAAACTTTGTAATAATGACAAATAGAGAAAAAGTATCAGTATTCCTCAGTCAGCTCCCAAAGCAACTagatttctctccctccctttaaaacaaacaaacaataaaaaatccATGGCAGTCCATTAAGCAGTCTGTTTCTAAATTTGCTGACCTTGGCAACACCAACATTGTTTATAGCAAAAGACTTGAGAGAACCCGGGTTATGCTACTCTTCCCTGATGTCACTCATGGCTGACATCTGGATTTCTCTTACTTGTATTATCCCTGTAATCTCACAGTTAATCATGATTTCGCAATCAATCAATTGTAATCTCACAGTCACTACTACGTTCATTCTCATAtatctttcttgttttgcaggCAGCTAAAGTGATTCAGTCAAGGTGACAAAGGTGTCAACACCAGACCAAGGAACTGAGCCTTGTTTTCCTGAGTCACAAGTTTACACTCTCGTTACCAGAACAACCTTCCTCTCCTAcgtgtttgcttttatttgtatcACTGAAGGAGGACCAAGGAACTGGTATTCCGATTTTGCTCAGTCACAAGACAACAAAATGCTCTTTCTTTTATACATACAGCAATTTTTTGTAGGAAAGTCTGAATCCACTACAATGAGATGAGGCGTATCAGTCAAGGCTGACTGCTGATAAATTCCCTCTGTAAAACCCAACCAGACATTCTGAGAtactttcagttctgctttctaaaatttacatcttttaatgaagtttaaatcttttaatattcatttcACCTATCATCATCAAGGACAAGAACTCCTTTAAGTATTCCTCACAAGTATACTATTACGGTGTATGTAATCCTACATAATGTCAGCAAAGCAAATAGAAAGCAGCGAAATAGATTAGTAATTCCTCAGAGCTATGCTGCTTTTGCAGGCCATCTTGACTGATAATTGCCTAGCAATTCTTTGCATGGAAGGTCCCAAGATCCATTACAAGAATATAGTCAACAGGTAtatatgcatgtgcatgtgtatgaATTTGGCAACAGCTAGGGAAAACGAGATACAGATACGCATTTCTGgagtttttgtggttttttttttttcccaagtatcAGTTACTAACTGGGCAGTCAATATGCAGAAAGCTCtccccaaaagacaaaaaaacagaattgcAGATTTCTTGGTTCAGCTGTGAAACACAACATCATTTGTGTGTCTGAGGACAATGCCCAAAACCAAATCATTACTTGTGGGATAGAGGGGGACCTTTTCCATAAACTGAAaatcatgaaatattttggcaaaAGGAAAGGTCTAGGCACACAACCAGAAGCACAGCAGACACTATCCACTGCTCTGTCCACAATACTGCAACGGTTCACACAGGTATTGTGAAAAGTACAGCACTCTCTGAAAATAAGGAATCTCTGGTTCGGCACCCCGCTCTAACTGGACACAAAAAGCATCTCAACTCATCCCACAATGGTTTACCCTAACCCCCAGGGACTCAGTCCCAAGGGGAAACTGCCACTTTCACCCGCTGTGTATTTTGTCTAAGCTCTCTTGAGAGACCTCTGCCCAAGAGTCATAGAACCATACAACATgtcaagttggaagggacccataaggatcatcaagtccaactccctgctccttgcaggactacctaaaactaaaccatatgactaagagcatcatgCAGACACTCcctgaactctgacaggcttcCTGTGGAAGCAGTTGTCAGCTTGTGCAGTCACTAGCTCTCTTTAGAGGAACCTCTTCAGGAATgacctgctctgcttttctggttgTGGGGGtatgagtgaaaaaaaaaaaaaaccctgaacatCTGTCTCTGTACTGGTTCAGAGCCTAATTACACTCCCTTACTGCTACTGACTCATTTTGGTTGGATTCTGCTCTCATCAAGTTCTCTGGCAAAACCCCCATTCACGTCAGGgacgcggggcgggggggggggggggcggtcctGCAGTGCTCTGTCGGATTcggttttgtttccttcaccGCTGGCTGTGTGAaacctccctgcagctgctaTGCACAGGTCAAACTGACTGGTTGGGCCTCTGCAGGCAGCGCCACTCCCTGCCTGCCCATACTGACAGGTTTAACCTCTGCTTCTCAGGAGTGCCAAGAATGCTGCTGTAGTGACTCCATATACTTTCCCTGCAAGGAAGAAAGGTTGGCAATGATTATTATTTGCCATGGTGTAGTGCCCAGAGTCTGCAATTAAGGTCAGAGCCTGCTAGGGATGGCATGGTCCGCATATGCCgtagctgaagaagaaaaaaaacaacgaactaaccaaaaaaaaacccaacaacaacagaagaaatCCAACATCAAAACAAACAGACTTCACTGTGCAGAGACTTTCAGGGGCCTTCAAGAACCTGTGAAGAATCTTTACAAACtaggaggaaggaaaacatcGGCAGCTCAAGTACTTCAGAAAGGTCAGGGGCTTGCACTTCTCGACAGGAGTGCAGAATGAGAACGAGGATGTTATGTTCTCTCATCCCAGGCGGTTCCAGTGATAAAGGACAATCTATTTTAAGGGGCTTACAGAACCGGTTGCCTGAATGGCAGAGAAACAGTGGGTGCAAGGCAAATGGGAGGGACCTGttaaggaaagggaaaaaaaaaaaccaaaaacaaaacacaaaacccataTGCAAGAAAACGGGAAGCATCCTTGTTAAGAATTCAGTGAGAAAATGCTCTAGCAAAGTCATCTAAGGTACCCGTAAGTGTGTGCAGAGCCTCGCTTGTGTAAGTACTATAGAAAAGACCCTGAACTTCTCTCAAGTGGTTTAGCTGTGcatcttcctcctgcctctgttCAGATCTGAAGATGTTCTAGGGGAGAAGGATGCATAGCCTGTGGGTCCCATTGAGCCGATATTTCACACTGCCTGTAACAGAATCAACCTATccccattaaaacaaaactgcccccctcccctcaaAAACACCAGCCTACCCAGCAAGAGAGATTTTAGAACACAGTAGCAAGACGTGCAAACAGACTGGCTTAAAATCCTAGCTCTGGGGTCTCACCCCAGAAATTTGCTCTGAATACCTTTAAGGAAAATACAGCATATCTGACTGTGtagattattttaaagtgaagtCTTCAAGAGGATTGAGTGAAGAAGGGAATTTATGAACTCCTAacatctattttcatttttaagtcaAGCCAGTTAAAAAAGCCATGAGTTTTCTTCAACCAATGCTCTTTGACATCAGTCTACTTCCAGTTTGCTAAAAAACAAGCCAAGAAACCCCATCACTTGTATGATTTCAAATGCTCCACACAACTCGCACCATTATTCTCCTTCATCACAATTTGTGCTATCAAACTTGTGTCACCATGAAAAGTTTCAGCAGTTGTGCCAATTGCGTGCAGCTTCACTGACTAAGAGACACAGCTGGATCACGTGCATCACTAAGCCTTTCACTAAGTTAAAGCAAACAATCGACATCAATATACCAGATGCATTCGTCCTCCAGTGCTGCAAGAATAAGTGGTATTCTTGTTTGGAGAAAAGCTGTCTTCTGGGATCCTATCACAAAGTCGCTGAGTATAACCACTGGTGAAGTTCATACAGTGGCCATTTGTGAAACACATGGCGTGCCCACTTGGATAATGCATTGCGCTTCTCCCTTTGTACTGTCCACCAAGGTGGTGCTCACTTTCAGGGTACTGAGGGCCACCGAGCCCACCAACACAGTGCTCACTGCTCAAGATGTACTGCTCAGTGTTCTTTGACACTCTCTCCCCACTCTGGGACTGCATCATCTCCGCTGGGTTTTGGGACTGTTCTTGGTTGTACATGAAAGTGTCTTTGTGGGCCCTAGTGACCATACCGATCACTTCTTCCTTAGCCATGTCAGTGCtaggagggggagaagggcttTTGATGGTTTCCCGCTCTTGTTTGGGCTTGGAGGAAAGGTCTTCTTGAGGTGCTTGATCTTGATGTTCTGTTAATGCTTCATTGGGTAAGTGACCGCTGAACTGGCTGTTCATCATGGTTTTCATGGCACTCTGCATTTCAATCAGCATCCTCTGTTTTTCACGTTTGGGAATACGGCCAAATCGAACAGCTACCAAGGTGGAGAAACGaaaagggggcgggggggaagaaaaaagtcaatCCTGAAAGTGTTAGCAGCAGACATAGGCAACAAACCAAAGTGAAAAACCAAcaagaacacacacaaaatacacaCCCCAAACAATAATCTTGCCTTTTAAGGGAAGACTTTAACTGCTCTCACCAATACTACAGCAGAGGTATTACCACTGAAGTCAAGGAGCTTCCTGAGCATAGGATAGGCACAAGATACAAATTACATGCTGCTGTTTACAGACAAAGAGAAGGCAGCTCTAAAGCACATAATCTCTAaagctttttccccttttgctaCAAACCTGGCTATGGACTATACACGCAGTTGTGTTAGTTAATTAAGTGTCAGGCCTTAAGATTGGATCAATTAAAACAGTACAACTTTGTGAGCTGACAATTAGCTGAATTTAAACACAGTTCGTATCATATTTGAATATAAGTCCTACAAGACAGCTCCTCATGGACCAATTATATAACTTGCCAAAACAATTAAGAGCAACAATGCTGAATGAAGCTTACCTCAGCACGTTTTCCTGATAACTTTGCCTTGACAAGGCCATTTTCTGCTGGCAAGGGGAGGGGCATCATTGTGGCTGCAGCCCTTTTGACCCTGTCCTAGGGAATCTACAACTGCCTCTACTATCCTGTCCAACCACAGCCTTACAAGGGCTTATAACCAGTTTCGACTGATGTAATTATGTTCATGCAGTAGTCCATCATTAATGTAACTAAATCTCTTTCATTAAAGCAGGTGCAACCTTACGCGCAAACAAGCGCCTAGGGGATGAAATAACTCCTATGCACGACAAGAACTCGgaacaattatttaaaataagttttaacaCTCCACCCACTAAATTATTAACAGCCCAAGATTCCTAGTTCTTGTGAAATAAACAcccagagaaaattaaaaagtgaaacagaaggaagagtTCTGGTTCATGACAGTAAGTTGTAGCAGACTAATGAACTACACTTTCAGCATCacgttttaaaaaaagtcacaaagaGTGGATAGCCAGCAAGGTGGTCAGAGACACAGCTCAGTATTACCCTTTCCTCCttgcctcccctctccctccaagaaaaaaaaaaaaaaaaaaagaaagaaaaaaaagaaaaaagaagagcagataTACGTTCTCCCCATGCACCCAAACCTAACTCTTTAGGCTCTATAATGATTACTCTAAGGCTATCAGCTTGGGCAGAATTCCCTTTCATTGAAAAAGCaacattaacaaaacaaaacaaacaaaaaagaatagaGTCTTGTTCAGATTCAGGCAGGATACAGCTATAAATATTaactcattaaaacaaaattgagaCTCTTCTTACAACCGTCCCCCTAACAGACCACCGCAGCGCATCCCACTGCATTAGCCTCCAGAGATGGGAGGACACCTCTGCGGCCAGTATTACGTTACCAGTTCAGGAGAGCCACAGAGCAAGAAGGCAAGCTGATCTAAATGCTCTTGGACAGGGAACCTGTCCCTGACAATAGGGCTGGCTGCGTTTTCTGCCGTTAAGACCCTTAGCAATCGGTTTTGAGGTGGGCAGCGGATTCCCTCTCAGAGGATCACTGCTTAGTAGAGGAACGTACCATCTCTTGACATCCCAACAGACAGGCATTTTTTGAAACGACACTGCTGGCATCTGTTCCTATTCATTCTCATTATAGAGCAGTTGTTATTCTTCAAGCACTTCTTATACTGGATGTTTTGCTGAATGCTTCTTCTGAAAAAACCCtgtaaacaaacaagcaaacaaaaaaaccccacaactatTATTACAGCACATGTCAAATCCTCCTGCCAAGATTCACCTCTCCACAAGCACAGAAAGCCTCACTGCATCTCATCAGCTGCTTCAGAGCCATCAGCCCCAAGTGATTTTAAAGAACGTGCTACTCCTCATGACTTACTTCCCCTTCATGTGTGATCCGTGTATAACAAACTAGTTATGATTTCTAACTATAGAAGATGCTAAGTTGTTCCCTGCCTAGTCAGCACCTAAGAGCAAAGTATCTCCAGAATTACCTCTATCGCTGTACTGACAGTTTATAAGATATGCCCTCAATCTCCTAAGTGCAAAGGTGAAAGTCAAAATCAGGTCTTTTGACTTCGATCTCCACCATTTGGCAACAAAACCATCCTGTTGCACCATATGACCTTCAAAGGCGGTTCTTTCACATAACCCTTAAGTTGATAAACTCCTTCACAGAACATAAAATCTGCAATGTTTACAATATCAGAAAATACAGATCTACTGATGCGCGAACATGCAAGCACCCAGTTCTGGCTTCCCCCACGGTAAAGaattgctttttccaaagctgttttgttctgtgtccCAGCCCAGGTGACAACTCACACCCACTATCTCTTAATGCAATTAACATTCACATGTCTTGCGTGACGTGGTCCTTACCACCTCTGTCTCCAGTTCTGGTTCTCTGCTGTGCACTCCAGGTCAGGGAGGATCGGACAACGGGCAAGAACAAAAAGCAttcagagtttttaaaatg of Aquila chrysaetos chrysaetos chromosome 3, bAquChr1.4, whole genome shotgun sequence contains these proteins:
- the NR1D2 gene encoding nuclear receptor subfamily 1 group D member 2 isoform X2, whose protein sequence is MEVSAGGVIAYISSSSSASSPASCHSESSDSGFQSSSSPVPSSPNSSSSEGGCNSRSSEGSDGAPKSDRLEETIKTNQSSVAGLTKGHNGVTKFNGMVLLCKVCGDVASGFHYGVHACEGCKGFFRRSIQQNIQYKKCLKNNNCSIMRMNRNRCQQCRFKKCLSVGMSRDAVRFGRIPKREKQRMLIEMQSAMKTMMNSQFSGHLPNEALTEHQDQAPQEDLSSKPKQERETIKSPSPPPSTDMAKEEVIGMVTRAHKDTFMYNQEQSQNPAEMMQSQSGERVSKNTEQYILSSEHCVGGLGGPQYPESEHHLGGQYKGRSAMHYPSGHAMCFTNGHCMNFTSGYTQRLCDRIPEDSFSPNKNTTYSCSTGGRMHLVCPMSKTPHVDPNKSGHEVWEEFSLSFTPAVKEVVEFAKRIPGFRDLSQHDQVNLLKAGTFEVLMVRFASLFDAKERTVTFLSGKKYSVDDLHSMGAGDLLNSMFEFSEKLNALQLSDEEMSLFTAVVLVSADRSGIENVNSVEALQETLIRALRTLIMKNHPNEASIFTKLLLKLPDLRSLNNMHSEELLAFKVHP
- the NR1D2 gene encoding nuclear receptor subfamily 1 group D member 2 isoform X1, with amino-acid sequence MLSGVYLNRGVIAYISSSSSASSPASCHSESSDSGFQSSSSPVPSSPNSSSSEGGCNSRSSEGSDGAPKSDRLEETIKTNQSSVAGLTKGHNGVTKFNGMVLLCKVCGDVASGFHYGVHACEGCKGFFRRSIQQNIQYKKCLKNNNCSIMRMNRNRCQQCRFKKCLSVGMSRDAVRFGRIPKREKQRMLIEMQSAMKTMMNSQFSGHLPNEALTEHQDQAPQEDLSSKPKQERETIKSPSPPPSTDMAKEEVIGMVTRAHKDTFMYNQEQSQNPAEMMQSQSGERVSKNTEQYILSSEHCVGGLGGPQYPESEHHLGGQYKGRSAMHYPSGHAMCFTNGHCMNFTSGYTQRLCDRIPEDSFSPNKNTTYSCSTGGRMHLVCPMSKTPHVDPNKSGHEVWEEFSLSFTPAVKEVVEFAKRIPGFRDLSQHDQVNLLKAGTFEVLMVRFASLFDAKERTVTFLSGKKYSVDDLHSMGAGDLLNSMFEFSEKLNALQLSDEEMSLFTAVVLVSADRSGIENVNSVEALQETLIRALRTLIMKNHPNEASIFTKLLLKLPDLRSLNNMHSEELLAFKVHP